CTGTTAAAACCCTTCTTTGCACTATCCTATAGCGGTACAATGTACCATCGGATCATAATAAAATGAAGAACACTGCCAGCGGATATAAACAGATGGAAAATCTCGTGAAAACCAAAGCGCCCCGGGAAAAAGTTGAGACACTTAGTGGCATAAATAATCGCCCCTACCGAATAGGCAATTCCCCCGGCTACCATCAATATAATGGCTGCTGTGGGTAGATGCCTTATCAGTTGCGGGAACGGTATCACCGCTATCCAACCCAAGAGCAAATAGAATATAGCTGACAGCCGGCGGGACTTAAAAACGCGCCAAAAGGTGAAGCCGATACCTAAAATAGCCAGGACCCAGATTACAGTT
The Bacillota bacterium DNA segment above includes these coding regions:
- a CDS encoding hemolysin III family protein, with translation VNTWTHFLTFIAGIAGLIALVVLSKGDRAKVITMSIYGVSLIALYGASSLYHWIKTTPGKEKWLRKLDHAAIYFLIAGSYTPVLYYGLPRTWRWTMLTVIWVLAILGIGFTFWRVFKSRRLSAIFYLLLGWIAVIPFPQLIRHLPTAAIILMVAGGIAYSVGAIIYATKCLNFFPGRFGFHEIFHLFISAGSVLHFIMIRWYIVPL